A window of the Dictyostelium discoideum AX4 chromosome 4 chromosome, whole genome shotgun sequence genome harbors these coding sequences:
- a CDS encoding hypothetical protein (Similar to Mus musculus (Mouse). tenascin C), which translates to MFNIQLLIFIIIFSFISLSFGQLALEEKESIDILLNSYNLLPISNNNYCELPQYFLCDATNSTILKINLNGDFNNFTIFPNGTIDKFTKLRDISIKNSVLSNLFFDEMPALLKNLDLDNCSISSFPNYFKNLLSLTMNDVDFNGDISSFAINSLLTFKLTYSSSDKIKNYQILKTNQTRSPKNINEHIITVNNIVYNEFDTYGYLKFILGKYFIQDSFNEIGNITTKDLSIIDVGHFNQQITIPLEITSASDSISFRNIQFNTDDHEYLNFNNIQIYVFVFNNSNLKKIPYFYIGLEGLDLSNNQIIGELPDVEEPEKNENVRSINLSNNLIQGTIPPNYCYHGVILSNNNLTGDIPMCFICQLNDEYSRNRINGNNFNNYISGSTNGFPTCSGIKFTSNAIFSPGYGSIQARGINFGWQPNNFSQDNIFSTPELKFTVNIPNKEIYSFGYYNGLWEKLEKTNFTANVHFEIPNLNATLKFDILPPTFSDVIVIPYVNLGYVFTIIGQGISTYGYNSTVAVDDFNCISFFSSTSIIRCIVYQPQLAEKIYKITVFNNQTKLTGSYQYKFERLYPFIISVNPTTIQGGLASFYGSYGINSTNVTLFVGDQQCQNISFDPLLIKCTIGPGVGVHSINLTVDGVNWIGKNIYTFLLEKQNCPGDDKQCNGNGDCIDGNCFCFSGFGGLKCSNVIETSIKIKKNDTLIEMIKNGYSFGFSIKDIREIDITEKVVRQHNFTKWTLTPDSTLQKWTYINKFGNSIISYTIEQIIGEAKNYTFAGELIILQPGSLKLSANISNWEYLGSLNTLQLRIESSVKAQQENECEQTSNIQSNGNGFSLNYITIQKDKNIFSGRFIDKVVSDGRPTFSKVSISEQSENSITVSISLPYCKECLIDPDFSVMINPDIPSNPCSNNQPSKLKWVIPVSVILGLLGLFGIFAIVFFLARDRIYISRKGGIIILKKIKKTSKMNE; encoded by the exons atGTTTAACattcaacttttaatttttataattattttttcttttatttcattatcttttGGTCAGCTAGCCTTGGAAgaaa aGGAATCCattgatatattattaaatagttacaatttattaccaatatcgaataataattattgtgAATTACctcaatattttttatgtGATGCTACAAATAGCACAATCCTAAAAAT aaatttaaatggtgattttaataattttacaatttttccAAATGGCACAATAGATAAATTTACCAAATTAAGGgatatttcaataaaaaactcagttttatcaaatttattttttgatgaaaTGCCcgcattattaaaaaatttggatttagataattgttcaatttcatcattccCAAACTATTTCAAAAATCTCCTTTCTTTAACCATGAACGATGTAGATTTTAATGGAGATATTTCTTCTTTTGCAATCAATAGCTTATTGACTTT taAATTAACATACTCTTCAagtgataaaattaaaaattatcaaattttaaaaaccaaTCAAACAAGAAGtccaaaaaatattaatgaacATATTATAACTGTAAATAATATAGTTTACAATGAATTCGATACTTATGGATATTT gaaatttattttaggaaaatattttattcaagatagttttaatgaaattggaAACATTACAACAaaagatttatcaattattgatGTTGGTCATTTTAATCAACAAATTACAATTCCTTTAGAAATAACTTCCGCTTCAGATTCTATTTCATTTAGAAATATTCAATTCAACACTGATGACcatgaatatttaaattttaataatatccaAATATATGTTTT tgtattcaataattcaaatttaaagaaaattccATATTTTTATATAGGTCTTGAGGGATtggatttatcaaataatcaaataattggTGAATTACCAGATGTAGAAGAACCTgagaaaaatgaaaatgtaaGATCCATTAACCTATCAAATAATCTTATTCAAGGTACAATACCACcaaattattgttatcatGGTGTTAtactttcaaataataatttaacaggTGATATTCCAATGTGTTTTATATGtcaattaaatgatgaatATAGTAGAAATAgaattaatggtaataatttcaataattatattaGTGGATCAACAAATGGTTTTCCAACATGTTCTGGTATAAAGTTTACGTCAAATGCAATTTTCTCACCAGGATATGGTAGTATACAAGCAAGAGGTATAAATTTTGGATGGcaaccaaataattttagtcaagataatattttttcaacACCAGAATTGAAATTTACAGTAAATATTCCAAATAAAGAGATTTATTCGTTTGGTTACTATAATGGTTTGTGGGAGAAATTAGAGAAAACAAACTTTACTGCCAATGTTCATTTCGaaattccaaatttaaatgcaactttgaaatttgatattttacCACCAACATTTTCAGATGTAATAGTTATTCCATATGTGAATTTAGGTTATGTATTTACGATTATTGGGCAAGGTATATCAACATATGGTTACAATTCAACTGTAGctgttgatgattttaattgcaTTTCCTTTTTCTCTTCAACTAGTATTATAAGATGTATTGTTTATCAACCACAACTAGctgaaaaaatatataaaatcacagtttttaataatcaaacaaaATTAACTGGTTCATATcaatataaatttgaaagatTATATCCATTTATTATCTCTGTGAATCCAACAACAATTCAAGGTGGACTTGCTTCTTTTTATGGTAGTTATGGAATTAACAGTACAAATGTAACCCTTTTTGTTGGTGATCAACAATGTCAAAATATATCATTCGATCCactattaattaaatgtACCATTGGTCCTGGAGTAGGTGttcattcaattaatttaactgTTGATGGTGTTAATTGGATAggtaaaaatatatatacttttttattGGAAAAACAAAATTGTCCAGGTGATGATAAACAATGTAATGGAAATGGTGATTGTATAGAtggtaattgtttttgttttagtGGTTTTGGTGGTTTAAAGTGTTCAAATg TTATTGAaacttcaattaaaataaaaaagaatgataCATTAATTGAGATGATAAAAAATGGTTATTCGTTTGGTTTTTCTATAAAGGATATAAGAGAGATTGATATTACAGAAAAAGTTGTTAGACAACATAATTTCACAAAATGGACTTTAACCCCAGATTCAACCTTACAAAAATGgacatatataaataaatttggaaattCAATCATTTCTTATACGATTGAACAAATTATTGGTGAAGCTAAAAATTATACATTTGCTGGAGAATTAATTATACTTCAACCTggttctttaaaattatcagcAAACATTTCAAATTGGGAATATTTAGGATCATTAAATACATTACAACTTAGAATTGAATCGTCAGTTAAAGCTCAACAAGAGAATGAATGCGAACAAACATCAAATATCCAatcaaatggtaatggttTCTCTTTGAATTATATCACCAttcaaaaagataaaaatatatttagtGGTAGATTTATTGATAAGGTGGTTTCAGATGGTAGACCTACCTTTTCCAAAGTTTCAATTTCTGAACAAagtgaaaattcaattacagTATCAATTTCTTTACCCTATTGTAAAGAATGTTTAATTGATCCTGATTTCTCTGTAATGATAAATCCTGATATACCTTCAAATCCATGTAGTAATAATCAAccatcaaaattaaaatgggtTATACCAGTCAGTGTAATTTTAGGTTTATTAGGTTTATTTGGTATATTTGCAATTGTATTCTTTTTAGCAAGAGATCGTATTTACATCTCTAGAAAAGGtggaattattatattaaaaaaaattaaaaaaacctcaaaaatgaatgaataa
- the yakA gene encoding DYRK family protein kinase — MGSTTQMSDYLVSTTTTSSASSMVTMTSQIENNSLNSNDNTNTTNNNNNNNNNNNNNNNNNNNNNNNNNINNNNNNGGMVGVNHKTHKKTASIGGGKNRAILHDFTFSYFIPNQNRSEDNSNENELGLNNHNVQHQGPIIHLTKNLLHFYKKCNSNFNYISSLNPRRVLTHPSEPLSNDGYDNVNSDYIVYVNDIITNNESGQKYKVLDSLGQGTFGQVVKCKNCDTDELVAIKILKNKQAYFQQGRLEIQTLKSLNDQHDPEDKNHILRLLDSFIHKMHLCIVFELLSVNLFELIKQNNFRGLSTNLIKVFLIQILDALIVLANANIIHCDLKPENILLQNVNSPAIKIIDFGSACYEKSTLYTYIQSRHYRSPEVLVGTVYCASIDMWSLGCISAELFLGLPLFPGNSEYNQISRIVEMRGIFPSDLLDKGKSSTRYFHRHLGSNSDDNNNNNNNNNGKPYYYTLKSEEDYQRDSKTTLLPSKKYFNYKTLPEIIQNYGFKKSMSPQDIEKEKQHRIVFTDFINGLLQLDPNERWSPMQAKEHPFITGQPYNGPFIPDPSKKRHFTYSQPKQIPQHSMLNGNQILNQHQLFQQLQQQQQQQQQQQQQQQQQQQQQQQQQQQQQQHNQFQQQQQQQQQQQQSSSQQHIQIQPLQLFSTPYTSTNNTPNLSSSNSGSSLNNLKKLNLPPFKQQQQQQFSTSQNSDSFNFPNESFSPRGIYIPSSASNIQQQQQPININNNQNGVGSQVSQLALGQSPSLFGTPTNIYPPYSSMYNNSPVATPNSLSFYGSSWGSDSSSISLNPSTPTQKQMFQQQQYSNNNNNNNNNNNNNSNNNNGNNTNNINSNNNNNNVNRRNRSKSDIPSDSFSSSEGMDPQFNLYQQQQQQQQQQQQQQQQQQQQQQQQQQQQQQQQQQLQYQQQFQTLQDLNIEGEKPPIYPNSPHRKRSHSGYLDQYANGYNSQQTNNTQQQQQQQQQQQQQQQQQQQQQQHPSFFSTRMHLDHFNGGSRYRSQSYGDQQFQQQQYKQQQKNLHHQQQQQQRFMQVGSPPTSHLSPPIPQSPLMMSQPLHQTYIPQQQQQQQQQQQQSQPTPFTPQMISQEPISPALMGDASSIWNPSPTEELLFTIDLPNQQNTPHLTPSNSSTNLLGKSASSPLKNSSGGAIPPTPTIPINMEEINNGFSKFHFNDQPSWNSNGNSPWMIQQQQQHQQGFNGNSESMYNDDLIGFSPYNNYSNDYRPQLFNKQSPPSSYNSNKSFYGGSGGGGNNNNNNNSRPTNQNFSNSLLPSQQQNVIFPQNSPPSSYNSSNSLSKSGGNTVKNNSNTGGRPRGDSMKQRFNSTNNLLSGGSYQYQQQQQQQQQQQQQQQQQQQQQQQQQQQQQQQYKKDTPSLMMSPPMNGLKTSSEIGIPSEEIRYQYQQQQLQQQFQQQQQQQQQQQIQQQLQQQQAPPQNRKQVVIGSYRET; from the exons atgggcAGTACTACACAAATGAGCGATTATCTagtatcaacaacaacaacttcttCAGCATCATCAATGGTAACAATGACATCACAAATTGAAAACAATAGTTTAAATAGCAACGATAACActaacaccaccaacaataacaacaataacaacaataacaacaacaacaacaacaacaataacaacaacaacaacaataataataatattaataataataataataatggtggtatgGTTGGAGTTAATCATAAAACACATAAAAAGACTGCTTCGATTGGTGGAGGAAAGAATAGGGCGATACTTCATGATTTTAcattttcttattttataCCAAATCAAAATAGATCAGAAGATAATAgcaatgaaaatgaattgggtttaaataatcataatgTTCAACATCAAGGT ccaataattcatttaacaaaaaatttattacatttttataaaaagtgtaattccaatttcaattatataTCATCTTTAAATCCAAGACGTGTTTTAACACATCCAAGTGAACCATTATCAAACGATGGGTATGATAATGTTAATTCCGATTATATTGTTTAtgttaatgatattattaccaataaCGAAAGTGGTCAAAAATATAAGGTTTTAGATTCATTAGGTCAAGGTACATTTGGTCAAGTTGTTAAATGCAAAAATTGTGATACTGATGAATTGGTAGCcatcaaaattttaaaaaataaacaagcATATTTTCAACAAGGTCGTTTAGAAATTCAAACTTTAAAATct tTAAATGATCAACATGATCCAGAAGATAAAAATCATATTTTAAGATTATTAGATTCATTTATACACAAGATGCATTTATGTATTGTTTTTGAATTACTTAgtgttaatttatttgaattaattaaacaaaataattttagagGACTTTCAaccaatttaattaaagtatttttaattcaaatattggATGCATTAATAGTTTTAGCAAATGCAAATATAATTCATTGTGATTTAAAAcctgaaaatattttattacaaaa tgtTAATTCACCAgcaataaaaattatagatTTTGGATCTGCTTGTTATGAAAAATCAACACTTTATACATATATACAGTCAAGACATTATAGATCACCAGAAGTATTGGTTGGAACAGTTTATTGTGCATCAATTGATATGTGGTCATTGGGATGTATTTCAGCAGAGTTATTTTTAGGATTACCATTGTTCCCTGGTAATTCAGAGTATAATCAAATTTCAAGAATCGTTGAGATGCGTGGTATATTTCCATCAGATTTATTGGATAAAGGAAAGAGTAGTACTAGATATTTTCATAGACATTTAGGTAGTAACtctgatgataataataataataataataataataatggtaaaccCTATTATTATACTTTGAAATCGGAAGAGGATTACCAAAGAGATTCAAAAACAACTTTACTTccatcaaaaaaatattttaattataaaacttTACCtgaaattattcaaaattatgGTTTCAAAAAAAGTATGTCACCTcaagatattgaaaaag AAAAACAACATAGAATAGTATTCACAGATTTTATAAATGGTTTATTACAATTAGATCCAAATGAAAGATGGTCGCCAATGCAGGCAAAAGAACATCCATTTATAACGGGTCAACCTTATAATGGGCCATTTATACCTGATCCATCAAAGAAACGACATTTTACTTATAGCCAACCAAAACAAATACCTCAACATTCAATGTTAAATggaaatcaaattttaaatcaacaccaactttttcaacaattacaacaacaacaacaacaacaacaacaacaacaacaacaacaacaacaacaacaacaacaacaacaacaacaacaacaacaacaacaacagcataatcaatttcaacaacaacaacaacaacaacaacaacaacaacaatcatcatcacaacaacaTATACAGATTCAACCACTTCAACTATTTAGTACACCTTATACATCGACAAATAATACACCAAATcttagtagtagtaatagtggcagtagtttaaataatttaaagaaattaaatttaccacCTTTtaagcaacaacaacagcaacaatttTCAACATCACAAAACTCTGATTCATTTAACTTTCCGAATGAATCTTTTTCACCAAGAGGCATATATATTCCATCATCTGCTTCAaatatacaacaacaacaacaacctatTAATATAAACAATAACCAAAATGGTGTTGGATCTCAAGTTTCTCAATTGGCACTCGGTCAAAGTCCATCATTATTTGGTACACCAACTAACATTTATCCACCTTATAGTTCGATGTACAATAATTCACCAGTTGCCACACCAAATTCACTTTCTTTTTATGGTTCTTCATGGGGTTCCGACAGTAGTAGCATTTCATTAAATCCTTCAACACCAACCCAAAAGCAAATGtttcaacaacagcaatatagtaataataataataataataataataataataataataacagtaacAATAACAATGGCAATAACACTAACAacattaatagtaataataataataataatgttaatagAAGGAACAGAAGTAAGAGTGATATTCCATCAGATTCATTTTCAAGTTCAGAGGGAATGGATccacaatttaatttatatcaacaacaacaacaacaacaacaacaacaacaacaacaacaacaacaacaacaacaacaacaacaacaacaacaacaacaacaacaacaacaacaacagcaattgCAGTACCAACAACAATTCCAAACACTTCAAGATCTCAACATTGAAGGTGAAAAACCTCCGATATACCCAAATTCACCTCACAGAAAAAGATCTCATTCAGGTTATCTCGATCAATATGCAAATGGTTATAATTcacaacaaacaaacaatacacagcaacagcaacagcagcaacagcaacaacagcaacagcagcaacagcaacaacagcaacaacaacatccaTCATTTTTCTCAACAAGAATGCATTTGGATCATTTCAATGGTGGGAGTAGATATAGATCACAGAGCTATGGAgatcaacaatttcaacaacagcaatataaacaacaacaaaagaaTTTGCACcatcagcaacaacaacaacaaagattTATGCAAGTTGGATCTCCACCTACTTCCCATTTATCACCTCCAATACCACAATCACCTTTGATGATGTCACAACCACTTCATCAAACATATAttcctcaacaacaacaacaacaacaacagcagcaacaacaatcacaaccaaCTCCATTTACACCTCAAATGATATCACAAGAACCAATAAGCCCAGCATTGATGGGTGATGCATCTTCTATTTGGAATCCCTCACCAACCGAGGAATTATTGTTTACAATCGATTTaccaaatcaacaaaatacACCACATCTTACACCATCAAATTCGAGTACTAATCTTTTAGGTAAATCtgcatcatcaccattaaagAATTCAAGTGGTGGTGCGataccaccaacaccaaccaTTCCTATTAATATGGaggaaattaataatggattTTCAAAGTTTCATTTCAATGATCAACCCAGTTGGAATAGTAATGGAAATAGTCCTTGGAtgatacaacaacaacaacaacatcaacaaggTTTTAATGGTAATAGTGAATCAATGtataatgatgatttaattggttttagtccttataataattattcaaatgATTATAGACCACAACTGTTTAATAAACAATCACCACCTTCTTcctataatagtaataaatcgttttatggtggtagtggtggtggtggtaataataataacaataataatagtagacCAACAAACCAAaacttttcaaattcattactTCCATCACAACAGCAAAATGTAATATTTCCTCAAAATTCACCACCTTCTTCATATAATAGCAGCAATAGTTTAAGTAAATCTGGTGGAAATACTGTAAagaataatagtaatacagGAGGCAGACCCAGAGGTGATTCTATGAAACAAAGATTCAATAGCaccaataatttattaagtggtggtagttatcagtaccaacaacaacaacaacaacaacaacaacaacaacaacaacaacaacaacaacaacaacaacaacaacaacaacaacaacaacaacaacaacaatataaaaaagatacTCCTTCTCTCATGATGTCACCACCTATGAATGGTTTAAAAACCAGTTCAGAGATTGGTATTCCATCTGAAGAAATTAGAtaccaatatcaacaacaacaattacaacaacaatttcaacagcaacaacaacaacagcaacagcaacaaattcaacagcAATTACAGCAACAGCAAGCTCCTCCACAAAATAGAAAACAGGTTGTTATTGGTTCATATAGAGAGACATAA